Proteins from a genomic interval of Vanessa atalanta chromosome 28, ilVanAtal1.2, whole genome shotgun sequence:
- the LOC125074722 gene encoding phenoloxidase-activating factor 2-like isoform X3: protein MQRIILTLGILALVWAAPQDMSSGDLDSVLEQIFGKPAQKATTESSVGNKNQPSTIVPPVKKTDETTSTACKTDDGLDGECVHYYLCNSNNSIITDGVGVIDIRVQGDKCASYLDVCCIPPDTRTPDNPITPAPEIQSQRDGCGWRNPDGVGFRTKGDNDNEAKFGEFPWMVAILKIEPVNDNDPDGQKLNVYVGGGSLIHPSVVLTAAHYVAVSKTLRVRAGEWDTQTTKEIYSYQDRDVSSTVVHKDFNKNNLFYDIALLFLASPLEMAPNVGIVCLPPPRQLVPGGTPCLASGWGKDKFGKEGRYQVILKRVELPVVERRQCQTALRKTRLGHFFELHSSFMCAGGGPNRDTCKGDGGSPLVCPIEGEKDRYMQSGIVAWGIGCGDDGTPGVYVDVSNLRNWIDDKIAGKGLNPKIYTA from the exons ATGCAGAGAATAATATTGACGCTCGGTATCCTGGCGCTGGTGTGGGCCGCCCCCCAGGACATGTCGTCCGGCGACTTAGACTCAGTACTGGAACAGATCTTTGGCAAGCCAGCCCAGAAGGCGACCACAGAGAGCAGCGTCGGCAACAAAAACCAACCATCAACCATCGTGCCTCCTGTAAAAA AGACTGATGAAACGACCAGCACAGCGTGTAAGACGGATGACGGTTTAGACGGCGAGTGCGTCCATTATTACCTTTGTAACAGCAACAATTCCATTATCACAGACGGTGTCGGCGTTATTGATATTAG GGTCCAAGGAGACAAGTGCGCTTCGTATTTGGACGTGTGCTGTATCCCCCCCGACACGAGGACGCCGGACAACCCCATCACACCGGCCCCAGAAATTCAG tcacaGCGTGACGGCTGCGGGTGGAGGAATCCAGACGGAGTGGGCTTCCGCACCAAAGGAGATAACGATAACGAAGCGAAGTTCGGCGAGTTCCCATGGATGGTGGCAATTCTTAA GATCGAGCCGGTGAACGACAACGATCCGGACGGTCAGAAACTGAACGTGTACGTCGGCGGCGGCTCGCTGATCCACCCCAGCGTGGTGCTGACCGCGGCTCACTACGTGGCCGTCAGCAAGACCCTCAGGGTCCGAGCGGGAGAATGGGACACGCAGACCACGAAGGAGATCTACTCGTACCAAGACAGAGACGTCAGCTCTACCGTCGTGCACAAGGACTTCAATAAAA ATAACCTGTTCTACGACATCGCGCTGCTGTTCCTGGCGTCGCCGCTGGAGATGGCGCCCAACGTGGGCATCGTGTGTCTGCCGCCGCCGCGACAGCTCGTGCCCGGCGGGACGCCGTGTCTCGCGTCCGGCTGGGGGAAGGACAAGTTCGGGAAGGAGGGCCGCTACCAAGTCATACTTAAGCGG GTGGAGCTGCCGGTGGTGGAGCGGCGCCAGTGCCAGACCGCGCTGCGGAAAACCCGCCTCGGACACTTCTTCGAGCTGCACTCCTCCTTCATGTGCGCGGGCGGCGGCCCCAACAGGGACACCTGCAAGGGGGACGGCGGCTCTCCGCTCGTCTGCCCCATCGAG GGTGAAAAGGACCGATACATGCAGAGCGGTATCGTCGCGTGGGGCATCGGCTGCGGGGACGACGGCACACCCGGGGTGTACGTCGACGTCTCCAACCTGCGCAACTGGATCGACGACAAGATAGCGGGCAAGGGCTTGAACCCTAAAATCTACACCGCCTGA
- the LOC125074722 gene encoding phenoloxidase-activating factor 2-like isoform X4: MQRIILTLGILALVWAAPQDMSSGDLDSVLEQIFGKPAQKATTESSVGNKNQPSTIVPPVKKTDETTSTACKTDDGLDGECVHYYLCNSNNSIITDGVGVIDIRVQGDKCASYLDVCCIPPDTRTPDNPITPAPEIQRDGCGWRNPDGVGFRTKGDNDNEAKFGEFPWMVAILKIEPVNDNDPDGQKLNVYVGGGSLIHPSVVLTAAHYVAVSKTLRVRAGEWDTQTTKEIYSYQDRDVSSTVVHKDFNKNNLFYDIALLFLASPLEMAPNVGIVCLPPPRQLVPGGTPCLASGWGKDKFGKEGRYQVILKRVELPVVERRQCQTALRKTRLGHFFELHSSFMCAGGGPNRDTCKGDGGSPLVCPIEGEKDRYMQSGIVAWGIGCGDDGTPGVYVDVSNLRNWIDDKIAGKGLNPKIYTA, from the exons ATGCAGAGAATAATATTGACGCTCGGTATCCTGGCGCTGGTGTGGGCCGCCCCCCAGGACATGTCGTCCGGCGACTTAGACTCAGTACTGGAACAGATCTTTGGCAAGCCAGCCCAGAAGGCGACCACAGAGAGCAGCGTCGGCAACAAAAACCAACCATCAACCATCGTGCCTCCTGTAAAAA AGACTGATGAAACGACCAGCACAGCGTGTAAGACGGATGACGGTTTAGACGGCGAGTGCGTCCATTATTACCTTTGTAACAGCAACAATTCCATTATCACAGACGGTGTCGGCGTTATTGATATTAG GGTCCAAGGAGACAAGTGCGCTTCGTATTTGGACGTGTGCTGTATCCCCCCCGACACGAGGACGCCGGACAACCCCATCACACCGGCCCCAGAAATTCAG CGTGACGGCTGCGGGTGGAGGAATCCAGACGGAGTGGGCTTCCGCACCAAAGGAGATAACGATAACGAAGCGAAGTTCGGCGAGTTCCCATGGATGGTGGCAATTCTTAA GATCGAGCCGGTGAACGACAACGATCCGGACGGTCAGAAACTGAACGTGTACGTCGGCGGCGGCTCGCTGATCCACCCCAGCGTGGTGCTGACCGCGGCTCACTACGTGGCCGTCAGCAAGACCCTCAGGGTCCGAGCGGGAGAATGGGACACGCAGACCACGAAGGAGATCTACTCGTACCAAGACAGAGACGTCAGCTCTACCGTCGTGCACAAGGACTTCAATAAAA ATAACCTGTTCTACGACATCGCGCTGCTGTTCCTGGCGTCGCCGCTGGAGATGGCGCCCAACGTGGGCATCGTGTGTCTGCCGCCGCCGCGACAGCTCGTGCCCGGCGGGACGCCGTGTCTCGCGTCCGGCTGGGGGAAGGACAAGTTCGGGAAGGAGGGCCGCTACCAAGTCATACTTAAGCGG GTGGAGCTGCCGGTGGTGGAGCGGCGCCAGTGCCAGACCGCGCTGCGGAAAACCCGCCTCGGACACTTCTTCGAGCTGCACTCCTCCTTCATGTGCGCGGGCGGCGGCCCCAACAGGGACACCTGCAAGGGGGACGGCGGCTCTCCGCTCGTCTGCCCCATCGAG GGTGAAAAGGACCGATACATGCAGAGCGGTATCGTCGCGTGGGGCATCGGCTGCGGGGACGACGGCACACCCGGGGTGTACGTCGACGTCTCCAACCTGCGCAACTGGATCGACGACAAGATAGCGGGCAAGGGCTTGAACCCTAAAATCTACACCGCCTGA
- the LOC125074520 gene encoding MFS-type transporter clz9-like, with protein MPQNWIENGMAGKEWLRSYRRRHKDVSLRKPEPCSLARATAFNKTNVETFYNNLEKLYERNPTFADGPRIYNLDETSTMTVQKPQRIIALKGRRNVSKVTSGERGTLVTTCCIVSASGTALPPVMVFPRKNFKNYMIKNTPAGTLGLAAPSGWMNSEIFPEVIQHFIKHTNSTPENPSILIMDNHESHLSIKALNLAKAAGVNILTLPPHTSAKLQPLDVGIFSPFKTYYNAAIDSWLLRNPGRPVSIYEVGELVGVAFLKAMTPTNITNAFRKCGIFPFHRNVFVEEDFMPSLVTDRPCPAQEERSVLLGTSRQTDLGRTRIRSIDSDITVCEDDVVQSLEPLRDNSPSIFEDSGLHIYNSPSKRIPSSTVVSPTLTQQVSSNHKNCENSYKSQVFTESTTHNIGIPSHPI; from the coding sequence atgcCTCAAAACTGGATAGAAAATGGAATGGCTGGGAAGGAATGGTTGCGGAGCTATAGGCGTAGACACAAAGATGTCAGTCTTCGAAAACCAGAACCATGTAGTCTTGCCCGAGCGACTGCTTTTAACAAAACTAACGTCGAAACATTTTACAACAACCTGGAAAAACTGTACGAAAGAAACCCAACATTTGCAGATGGACCACGAATTTATAATCTTGATGAGACTTCTACCATGACAGTCCAAAAACCTCAGCGTATCATTGCCCTCAAAGGCCGTCGAAATGTAAGTAAAGTCACTAGTGGGGAACGAGGGACATTAGTGACAACTTGCTGCATAGTAAGTGCTAGTGGCACAGCATTGCCTCCAGTAATGGTGTTTCCTCGcaaaaattttaagaattacaTGATCAAAAACACTCCTGCTGGTACTTTGGGTCTAGCAGCACCAAGCGGATGGATGAATTCGGAAATATTCCCTGAAGTTATCCAACACTTCATCAAACACACAAATTCTACACCGGAAAATCCGAGCATTTTGATTATGGATAATCATGAATCTCATTTGTCCATCAAAGCCTTAAATTTAGCTAAAGCTGCAGGCGTCAATATATTAACATTGCCCCCGCACACTTCAGCGAAGTTGCAGCCTTTGGACGTGGGTATATTTAGTCCTTTTAAGACATACTACAATGCAGCCATAGATTCCTGGCTATTACGAAACCCAGGCAGACCCGTTTCTATTTATGAAGTTGGGGAGCTTGTTGGAGTTGCGTTTTTAAAGGCAATGACACCAACCAACATAACAAATGCATTCAGAAAATGCGGAATTTTTCCATTTCATCGGAACGTATTTGTTGAAGAAGATTTTATGCCTAGCCTTGTGACAGATCGGCCATGTCCAGCTCAAGAAGAGAGATCAGTATTGCTTGGTACTTCTCGACAAACAGACTTGGGCCGAACTCGTATCCGATCCATTGATTCTGATATTACTGTTTGTGAAGATGATGTTGTGCAATCTTTAGAGCCTTTAAGAGATAATTCACCATCAATATTTGAGGATTCAggcttacatatttataactcaCCATCAAAACGAATACCGAGCTCAACAGTCGTCTCTCCGACCCTAACACAGCAAGTTTCATCAAATCACAAAAACTGTGAAAACTCCTACAAATCACAAGTATTTACTGAATCCACGACACATAACATTGGCATTCCATCTCATCCGATCTAA
- the LOC125074722 gene encoding phenoloxidase-activating factor 2-like isoform X1, whose translation MQRIILTLGILALVWAAPQDMSSGDLDSVLEQIFGKPAQKATTESSVGNKNQPSTIVPPVKKTDETTSTACKTDDGLDGECVHYYLCNSNNSIITDGVGVIDIRVQGDKCASYLDVCCIPPDTRTPDNPITPAPEIQSQRDGCGWRNPDGVGFRTKGDNDNEAKFGEFPWMVAILNVNYVDPRIEPVNDNDPDGQKLNVYVGGGSLIHPSVVLTAAHYVAVSKTLRVRAGEWDTQTTKEIYSYQDRDVSSTVVHKDFNKNNLFYDIALLFLASPLEMAPNVGIVCLPPPRQLVPGGTPCLASGWGKDKFGKEGRYQVILKRVELPVVERRQCQTALRKTRLGHFFELHSSFMCAGGGPNRDTCKGDGGSPLVCPIEGEKDRYMQSGIVAWGIGCGDDGTPGVYVDVSNLRNWIDDKIAGKGLNPKIYTA comes from the exons ATGCAGAGAATAATATTGACGCTCGGTATCCTGGCGCTGGTGTGGGCCGCCCCCCAGGACATGTCGTCCGGCGACTTAGACTCAGTACTGGAACAGATCTTTGGCAAGCCAGCCCAGAAGGCGACCACAGAGAGCAGCGTCGGCAACAAAAACCAACCATCAACCATCGTGCCTCCTGTAAAAA AGACTGATGAAACGACCAGCACAGCGTGTAAGACGGATGACGGTTTAGACGGCGAGTGCGTCCATTATTACCTTTGTAACAGCAACAATTCCATTATCACAGACGGTGTCGGCGTTATTGATATTAG GGTCCAAGGAGACAAGTGCGCTTCGTATTTGGACGTGTGCTGTATCCCCCCCGACACGAGGACGCCGGACAACCCCATCACACCGGCCCCAGAAATTCAG tcacaGCGTGACGGCTGCGGGTGGAGGAATCCAGACGGAGTGGGCTTCCGCACCAAAGGAGATAACGATAACGAAGCGAAGTTCGGCGAGTTCCCATGGATGGTGGCAATTCTTAA CGTGAACTATGTCGATCCTAGGATCGAGCCGGTGAACGACAACGATCCGGACGGTCAGAAACTGAACGTGTACGTCGGCGGCGGCTCGCTGATCCACCCCAGCGTGGTGCTGACCGCGGCTCACTACGTGGCCGTCAGCAAGACCCTCAGGGTCCGAGCGGGAGAATGGGACACGCAGACCACGAAGGAGATCTACTCGTACCAAGACAGAGACGTCAGCTCTACCGTCGTGCACAAGGACTTCAATAAAA ATAACCTGTTCTACGACATCGCGCTGCTGTTCCTGGCGTCGCCGCTGGAGATGGCGCCCAACGTGGGCATCGTGTGTCTGCCGCCGCCGCGACAGCTCGTGCCCGGCGGGACGCCGTGTCTCGCGTCCGGCTGGGGGAAGGACAAGTTCGGGAAGGAGGGCCGCTACCAAGTCATACTTAAGCGG GTGGAGCTGCCGGTGGTGGAGCGGCGCCAGTGCCAGACCGCGCTGCGGAAAACCCGCCTCGGACACTTCTTCGAGCTGCACTCCTCCTTCATGTGCGCGGGCGGCGGCCCCAACAGGGACACCTGCAAGGGGGACGGCGGCTCTCCGCTCGTCTGCCCCATCGAG GGTGAAAAGGACCGATACATGCAGAGCGGTATCGTCGCGTGGGGCATCGGCTGCGGGGACGACGGCACACCCGGGGTGTACGTCGACGTCTCCAACCTGCGCAACTGGATCGACGACAAGATAGCGGGCAAGGGCTTGAACCCTAAAATCTACACCGCCTGA
- the LOC125074722 gene encoding phenoloxidase-activating factor 2-like isoform X2, translating to MQRIILTLGILALVWAAPQDMSSGDLDSVLEQIFGKPAQKATTESSVGNKNQPSTIVPPVKKTDETTSTACKTDDGLDGECVHYYLCNSNNSIITDGVGVIDIRVQGDKCASYLDVCCIPPDTRTPDNPITPAPEIQRDGCGWRNPDGVGFRTKGDNDNEAKFGEFPWMVAILNVNYVDPRIEPVNDNDPDGQKLNVYVGGGSLIHPSVVLTAAHYVAVSKTLRVRAGEWDTQTTKEIYSYQDRDVSSTVVHKDFNKNNLFYDIALLFLASPLEMAPNVGIVCLPPPRQLVPGGTPCLASGWGKDKFGKEGRYQVILKRVELPVVERRQCQTALRKTRLGHFFELHSSFMCAGGGPNRDTCKGDGGSPLVCPIEGEKDRYMQSGIVAWGIGCGDDGTPGVYVDVSNLRNWIDDKIAGKGLNPKIYTA from the exons ATGCAGAGAATAATATTGACGCTCGGTATCCTGGCGCTGGTGTGGGCCGCCCCCCAGGACATGTCGTCCGGCGACTTAGACTCAGTACTGGAACAGATCTTTGGCAAGCCAGCCCAGAAGGCGACCACAGAGAGCAGCGTCGGCAACAAAAACCAACCATCAACCATCGTGCCTCCTGTAAAAA AGACTGATGAAACGACCAGCACAGCGTGTAAGACGGATGACGGTTTAGACGGCGAGTGCGTCCATTATTACCTTTGTAACAGCAACAATTCCATTATCACAGACGGTGTCGGCGTTATTGATATTAG GGTCCAAGGAGACAAGTGCGCTTCGTATTTGGACGTGTGCTGTATCCCCCCCGACACGAGGACGCCGGACAACCCCATCACACCGGCCCCAGAAATTCAG CGTGACGGCTGCGGGTGGAGGAATCCAGACGGAGTGGGCTTCCGCACCAAAGGAGATAACGATAACGAAGCGAAGTTCGGCGAGTTCCCATGGATGGTGGCAATTCTTAA CGTGAACTATGTCGATCCTAGGATCGAGCCGGTGAACGACAACGATCCGGACGGTCAGAAACTGAACGTGTACGTCGGCGGCGGCTCGCTGATCCACCCCAGCGTGGTGCTGACCGCGGCTCACTACGTGGCCGTCAGCAAGACCCTCAGGGTCCGAGCGGGAGAATGGGACACGCAGACCACGAAGGAGATCTACTCGTACCAAGACAGAGACGTCAGCTCTACCGTCGTGCACAAGGACTTCAATAAAA ATAACCTGTTCTACGACATCGCGCTGCTGTTCCTGGCGTCGCCGCTGGAGATGGCGCCCAACGTGGGCATCGTGTGTCTGCCGCCGCCGCGACAGCTCGTGCCCGGCGGGACGCCGTGTCTCGCGTCCGGCTGGGGGAAGGACAAGTTCGGGAAGGAGGGCCGCTACCAAGTCATACTTAAGCGG GTGGAGCTGCCGGTGGTGGAGCGGCGCCAGTGCCAGACCGCGCTGCGGAAAACCCGCCTCGGACACTTCTTCGAGCTGCACTCCTCCTTCATGTGCGCGGGCGGCGGCCCCAACAGGGACACCTGCAAGGGGGACGGCGGCTCTCCGCTCGTCTGCCCCATCGAG GGTGAAAAGGACCGATACATGCAGAGCGGTATCGTCGCGTGGGGCATCGGCTGCGGGGACGACGGCACACCCGGGGTGTACGTCGACGTCTCCAACCTGCGCAACTGGATCGACGACAAGATAGCGGGCAAGGGCTTGAACCCTAAAATCTACACCGCCTGA